In Thermoanaerobaculales bacterium, one DNA window encodes the following:
- the cysK gene encoding cysteine synthase A, with amino-acid sequence MKIASDVTRLIGNTPLVRLNRMAAGLPAQVVAKLEFFNPAHSVKDRIGVAMVEALERDGKLRPGESTIVEPTSGNTGIALAMVAAARGYRCVLTMPDSMSVERRQVLRLLGAELVLTPAADGMKGATARAEALLAEVPGAVMPQQFSHPANPEVHASTTAEELWQDTDGEMAVFVAGVGTGGTLTGVGRVWKARKPGLKIVAVEPADSAVISGGPAGSHKIQGIGAGFIPDNLDTSLIDEVITVANEEAFATARRLAREEGILAGISSGAACAAALRVAARQELEGELVVFVVPSTSERYLSTALFEGLGE; translated from the coding sequence ATGAAGATCGCATCCGACGTGACCCGGCTGATCGGCAACACGCCGCTGGTCCGGCTCAACCGGATGGCGGCCGGCCTGCCGGCGCAGGTGGTGGCCAAGCTCGAGTTCTTCAACCCGGCCCACTCGGTCAAGGACCGGATCGGGGTCGCCATGGTCGAAGCCCTCGAGCGCGACGGCAAGCTGAGGCCGGGCGAGTCGACCATCGTCGAGCCGACCTCCGGCAACACCGGCATCGCGCTCGCCATGGTCGCCGCCGCCCGCGGCTACCGCTGCGTGCTCACCATGCCCGACTCGATGTCCGTCGAGCGCCGGCAGGTGCTGCGCCTGCTCGGCGCCGAGCTGGTCCTGACCCCCGCCGCGGACGGCATGAAGGGGGCCACGGCGCGGGCCGAGGCGCTGCTCGCCGAGGTCCCGGGCGCCGTCATGCCGCAGCAGTTCTCCCACCCGGCAAACCCCGAGGTCCACGCGTCGACAACCGCCGAGGAGCTGTGGCAGGACACCGACGGTGAGATGGCGGTGTTCGTCGCCGGCGTCGGCACCGGCGGCACGTTGACCGGCGTCGGCCGGGTCTGGAAGGCCCGCAAGCCCGGGCTCAAGATCGTCGCGGTTGAGCCCGCCGACTCGGCGGTGATCTCGGGCGGCCCCGCCGGCAGCCACAAGATCCAAGGCATCGGCGCCGGCTTCATCCCGGACAACCTGGACACCTCCCTGATCGACGAGGTCATCACCGTCGCCAACGAAGAGGCCTTCGCCACCGCCCGCCGGCTGGCGCGCGAGGAGGGTATCCTGGCCGGCATCTCCTCGGGGGCCGCCTGCGCGGCGGCTCTGCGGGTCGCGGCCCGGCAGGAGCTCGAGGGCGAGCTGGTCGTGTTCGTCGTGCCCTCGACCTCCGAGCGCTACCTGTCGACCGCGCTGTTCGAGGGGCTGGGGGAGTAG
- the purD gene encoding phosphoribosylamine--glycine ligase — translation MKVLVLGSGGREHAIVHALRRSPGVEEIYAAPGNPGIAQIADLLAVAPDDLPAVADAAADLRIDLTMVGPELPLALGVADEFARRGLRLFGPKRAAAELEASKVFAKQFCLRRGIPTADAEIVGSSTEAAAAARRRGFPLVMKADGLAAGKGVLIVRDKAELEAAIDVFFISRKFGDAAHRVLVEECLEGTEVSYMVISDGTDLVPIATSHDYKRALDGDHGPNTGGMGAHSPALVIPPGLSRHILDTIVQPTIRGMAEEGREYRGVLYVGLMLTERGPSVLEFNCRLGDPESQAILLRLDDNLAEVARCAADGRLEAANLSWRREAVVCVVLAAAGYPGLPRKGDVITGIETALGLPGLAVYHSGTKLVDGQLVTAGGRVLSVCARAGDLTDAISLAYQGVGEIRFEGMQFRSDIGADTLAALAGGSGEPG, via the coding sequence GTGAAGGTGCTCGTGCTGGGTTCGGGGGGTCGCGAGCACGCGATCGTCCACGCACTGCGCAGGTCCCCCGGCGTCGAGGAGATCTACGCCGCCCCCGGCAACCCCGGGATCGCCCAGATCGCCGACCTGCTGGCGGTGGCGCCTGACGACCTGCCGGCGGTCGCCGACGCCGCAGCCGACCTGAGGATCGACCTCACCATGGTCGGCCCCGAGCTGCCGCTGGCGCTCGGCGTCGCCGACGAGTTCGCGCGGCGCGGGCTGCGCCTGTTCGGGCCCAAGCGGGCGGCGGCGGAGCTCGAGGCGAGCAAGGTCTTCGCCAAGCAGTTCTGCCTGCGTCGCGGGATTCCGACCGCCGACGCCGAGATCGTGGGCAGCAGCACCGAGGCTGCCGCGGCCGCCCGCCGGCGCGGCTTTCCGCTGGTCATGAAGGCGGACGGACTGGCCGCCGGCAAGGGCGTCCTGATCGTGCGCGACAAGGCCGAGCTCGAGGCGGCGATCGACGTCTTCTTCATCAGCCGCAAGTTCGGCGACGCCGCGCACCGGGTGCTGGTGGAGGAGTGCCTCGAGGGCACCGAGGTGTCGTACATGGTGATCAGCGACGGCACCGACTTGGTGCCGATCGCGACCTCCCACGACTACAAGCGCGCCCTCGACGGCGATCACGGGCCGAACACCGGCGGCATGGGGGCGCACTCGCCGGCGCTCGTGATCCCGCCCGGGCTGAGCCGGCACATCCTCGACACCATCGTCCAGCCGACCATCCGGGGCATGGCGGAGGAGGGCCGCGAGTATCGCGGCGTGCTCTACGTGGGCCTGATGCTCACCGAGCGCGGCCCGTCGGTGCTCGAGTTCAACTGCCGCCTCGGCGATCCCGAGTCCCAGGCGATCCTGCTGCGGCTGGACGACAACCTCGCCGAGGTGGCGCGCTGCGCCGCCGATGGCCGGCTCGAGGCCGCGAACCTCTCGTGGCGGCGGGAGGCGGTGGTCTGCGTGGTGCTGGCGGCGGCGGGTTACCCGGGGCTGCCGCGCAAGGGCGATGTGATCACCGGCATCGAGACCGCGCTGGGGCTGCCCGGTCTTGCCGTCTACCACTCCGGCACGAAGCTTGTGGACGGCCAGCTGGTCACCGCGGGCGGGCGCGTGCTGTCGGTGTGCGCGCGTGCCGGCGACCTCACCGACGCCATCTCGCTCGCCTACCAGGGCGTCGGCGAGATCCGCTTCGAGGGCATGCAGTTCCGGTCCGACATCGGTGCCGACACCCTGGCGGCTCTCGCAGGAGGCAGCGGTGAGCCAGGTTGA
- the ruvB gene encoding Holliday junction branch migration DNA helicase RuvB, producing the protein MDGDVLAAAPRPDEVRFEESLRPRSLEEFVGQARLKSNLSVFIGAARARGEALDHVLLFGPPGLGKTSLAHIIAAEMGSEIHVTAGPVLERAGDLAALLTNLKAGDVLFIDEIHRLPPAVEEILYPAMEDYELDLMIGQGPAARSVRLTLPRFTLVGATTRTGLITAPLRDRFGIVHRLDFYPREDLESVIARSSRILAIDVEAAAGCELARRARGTPRIANRLLRRVRDFAHHLGEQTVTLEATRWGLEQMEVDGYGLDHLDRRILTTIIEVYGGGPVGLKALAASLGEDRGTLEDINEPYLLQIGMLLRTPRGRAATAAAYRHLGLAPQGPSSPLFEAPD; encoded by the coding sequence ATGGACGGTGACGTGCTGGCCGCGGCGCCGCGGCCCGACGAGGTCCGCTTCGAGGAGTCGCTGCGACCGCGCAGCCTCGAGGAGTTCGTCGGTCAGGCGCGGCTCAAGAGCAACCTCAGCGTCTTCATCGGCGCCGCCCGGGCGCGCGGCGAGGCCCTGGACCACGTGCTGCTGTTCGGGCCGCCGGGGCTCGGCAAGACGTCGCTGGCCCACATCATCGCCGCCGAGATGGGGTCCGAGATCCACGTCACCGCCGGGCCGGTGCTCGAGCGCGCCGGCGATCTGGCCGCCCTGCTGACCAACCTGAAGGCCGGCGACGTGCTGTTCATCGACGAGATCCACCGGCTGCCGCCGGCGGTCGAGGAGATCCTGTACCCGGCGATGGAGGACTACGAGCTCGACCTGATGATCGGCCAGGGCCCGGCAGCGCGCAGCGTCCGCCTGACGCTGCCCCGGTTCACGCTGGTCGGGGCCACCACCCGCACCGGGCTGATCACGGCGCCGCTGCGCGATCGGTTCGGGATCGTCCACCGGCTCGACTTCTACCCGCGCGAGGATCTCGAGTCGGTCATCGCGCGGTCGTCCCGGATCCTCGCCATCGATGTCGAGGCCGCGGCCGGCTGCGAGCTCGCCCGGCGCGCCCGCGGCACGCCGCGGATCGCCAACCGCCTGCTGCGACGGGTGCGCGACTTCGCCCACCATCTCGGGGAGCAGACAGTGACGCTCGAGGCGACCCGGTGGGGACTCGAGCAGATGGAGGTGGACGGGTACGGGCTCGACCACCTCGACCGCCGGATCCTGACCACCATCATCGAGGTGTACGGCGGTGGCCCGGTCGGCCTGAAGGCGCTGGCGGCCTCGCTCGGCGAGGATCGGGGCACGCTCGAGGACATCAACGAGCCGTACCTGCTGCAGATCGGGATGCTGCTGCGCACGCCGCGCGGGCGCGCGGCCACCGCCGCCGCCTATCGTCATCTCGGTCTGGCGCCCCAGGGGCCGTCGAGCCCGCTGTTCGAGGCGCCGGATTGA
- the ruvA gene encoding Holliday junction branch migration protein RuvA: MIGRLEGRLELVNPGTVLLDVAGVGYLVSTTLRAFQKLSGRDRAALWIHTRLKDDGIELFGFPERIELETFQRLIGVAGVGPRIALAVLSALSPAELAEAVHAGDADRLRKTPGVGTKTAQRIVLELRGRLDLELAPPGGDHRSDAVSALVNLGYSQRDASRAVDAVLADRPGGDIGEVLRLALQRLTR; this comes from the coding sequence ATGATCGGGCGCCTCGAGGGTCGCCTCGAGCTCGTGAATCCGGGGACGGTGCTCCTCGATGTGGCCGGTGTCGGCTATCTGGTGTCGACCACCCTGCGGGCGTTCCAGAAGCTCTCCGGCCGCGACCGGGCGGCCCTCTGGATCCACACCAGGCTCAAGGACGACGGCATCGAGCTCTTTGGCTTCCCGGAGCGGATCGAGCTCGAGACCTTCCAGCGGCTGATCGGCGTCGCCGGGGTCGGGCCGCGGATCGCGCTGGCGGTGCTGTCCGCCCTCAGCCCGGCCGAGCTCGCCGAGGCCGTCCACGCGGGGGACGCGGATCGCCTCCGCAAGACCCCTGGCGTCGGGACCAAGACCGCGCAGCGGATCGTGCTCGAGCTGCGCGGGCGGCTCGACCTGGAGCTCGCGCCCCCCGGCGGCGACCATCGCTCGGATGCGGTCTCGGCCCTCGTCAACCTCGGCTACTCGCAGCGCGACGCCTCCCGCGCGGTCGACGCCGTCCTGGCCGACCGGCCCGGCGGCGACATCGGCGAGGTCCTGAGGCTGGCCCTGCAGCGGCTGACGCGGTAG
- a CDS encoding Crp/Fnr family transcriptional regulator: MFIRNAIDQCAVLRAMPAAVRDALAAGSTLRRYRSREYIWRVGDPDDSLQVVADGMVLIGNMGPDAEEIVLHVVARGECMGEPGIYSAQGDRRTDARACGRTTIVEVPGDTVREVLEASPEAMRIFVRRVSDIARAHAGRMALAAFHDARARLAQLLLDLADSHGVPTPRGRRIELPLTQRTLAGLVSVRRECVNRLLAALAHEGALALEGGLITVLDEPLLRSVIAIEVGRPHARTRHPCTTPILPAPAPAPRARSALR, translated from the coding sequence GTGTTCATTCGGAACGCCATCGACCAGTGCGCCGTCCTCCGCGCGATGCCGGCAGCCGTCCGGGACGCGCTCGCAGCCGGTTCGACGCTGCGCCGCTACCGCAGCCGCGAGTACATCTGGCGGGTGGGGGACCCGGATGACAGCCTGCAGGTCGTGGCCGACGGCATGGTCCTGATCGGGAACATGGGGCCGGATGCCGAGGAGATCGTGCTCCACGTCGTGGCGCGCGGTGAGTGCATGGGCGAGCCCGGCATCTACTCAGCGCAGGGCGACCGGCGGACCGACGCCCGCGCCTGCGGACGGACGACCATCGTCGAGGTGCCCGGGGACACGGTACGCGAGGTGCTCGAGGCCAGCCCCGAGGCGATGCGCATTTTCGTGCGGCGGGTCTCGGACATCGCCCGCGCGCACGCCGGCCGGATGGCGCTGGCCGCGTTTCACGACGCGCGCGCCCGCCTCGCCCAGCTGCTCCTCGATCTCGCCGACAGCCATGGCGTGCCGACCCCGCGCGGCCGCCGCATCGAGCTGCCGCTTACCCAACGCACGCTTGCCGGGCTGGTCAGCGTCCGGCGCGAGTGTGTCAACCGCCTGCTCGCGGCGCTCGCGCACGAGGGAGCTCTGGCGCTCGAGGGCGGGCTGATCACGGTTCTCGACGAGCCCCTCCTGCGGTCGGTCATCGCGATCGAGGTCGGCCGCCCCCACGCCCGCACCCGCCACCCCTGCACTACGCCGATCCTGCCGGCGCCCGCCCCGGCCCCGCGGGCACGCAGCGCCCTCCGATGA
- a CDS encoding FAD-binding oxidoreductase → MNTHRTLEIPPLFRLPPLLPESADYDRARRVWNACHDRHPAAVIRCSSTAEIAAGVRFAADRGLPLAVRGGGHSFPGYGSCDGGIVLNLGPLSSVKVDSDRRVAVAGGGATWADVDRATASAGLAVPGGLVSTTGVGGLTLGGGIGWLSRRWGLACDQLIAAEVVLADGSLARTSEAIEPELLWALRGGGGNFGIVSRFEFRLHELPPAGEVLGGMVLYDAGSAPSVLRAYARLAPAMPDPLSTLVAFINVPPLPFLPEALHGAPAVAIALCDVGEPAEADTRTLPLRRLAAPLADLVQRLPYVELQRMLDPSAPAGLRQYAVGVNLQTFDDGAIAALGERAAARPTPLSQIHVHQLGGAVARIAEGATAYAGRDAPYVVNIIATWTDTVDDERARDWARETRRRLADFAAPTTYVNFLGEAVEQQVRLAYGTAKHDRLRELKRRFDPTNLFRINANILPAD, encoded by the coding sequence ATGAACACCCACCGAACGCTCGAGATCCCGCCGCTGTTCCGGCTGCCGCCGCTGCTGCCGGAGAGTGCGGACTATGACCGCGCGCGCCGGGTCTGGAACGCGTGCCATGACCGCCACCCGGCCGCCGTGATCCGTTGCTCGTCGACGGCCGAGATCGCCGCTGGGGTCCGGTTCGCCGCCGACCGCGGCCTGCCGCTCGCGGTGCGCGGCGGCGGGCACTCGTTCCCGGGCTACGGCAGCTGCGACGGCGGGATCGTGCTCAACCTGGGGCCCCTGTCGTCGGTCAAGGTCGATTCCGATCGGCGGGTCGCGGTGGCGGGAGGCGGCGCCACCTGGGCGGACGTCGACCGGGCGACGGCGTCTGCCGGCTTGGCGGTTCCCGGCGGCCTGGTGTCGACGACCGGGGTCGGCGGCCTGACGCTGGGCGGAGGGATCGGGTGGCTGAGCCGCCGGTGGGGCCTTGCCTGCGACCAGCTCATCGCGGCCGAGGTCGTGCTGGCCGACGGGTCGCTGGCTCGAACCAGCGAGGCGATCGAGCCGGAGCTGCTGTGGGCGCTGCGCGGAGGGGGCGGCAACTTCGGGATCGTCAGCCGCTTCGAGTTCCGTCTCCACGAGCTGCCGCCGGCCGGCGAGGTGCTCGGTGGGATGGTGCTTTACGACGCGGGATCGGCGCCGTCCGTGCTGCGCGCCTACGCGCGCCTCGCCCCCGCGATGCCCGACCCGCTGTCGACGCTCGTCGCGTTCATCAACGTTCCCCCGCTGCCCTTCCTCCCCGAGGCGCTCCACGGGGCGCCGGCGGTGGCGATCGCCCTCTGCGACGTGGGCGAGCCGGCGGAGGCGGATACGCGCACCCTGCCGCTGCGCCGCCTCGCGGCCCCGCTTGCCGACCTCGTGCAGCGGCTTCCCTACGTGGAGCTGCAGCGGATGCTGGACCCCAGCGCGCCCGCTGGCCTCCGGCAGTACGCCGTGGGCGTCAACCTGCAGACGTTCGACGACGGGGCGATCGCAGCGCTCGGCGAGCGGGCTGCGGCCCGGCCGACGCCGCTGTCCCAGATCCACGTGCACCAGCTCGGGGGAGCCGTGGCCCGCATCGCCGAGGGGGCGACCGCGTACGCGGGACGGGATGCGCCCTACGTCGTCAACATCATCGCCACCTGGACCGACACGGTCGATGACGAGCGGGCTCGGGACTGGGCGCGCGAGACCCGACGCCGGTTGGCCGACTTCGCCGCGCCGACGACCTACGTCAACTTCCTGGGCGAGGCGGTGGAGCAGCAGGTCCGCCTCGCCTATGGGACGGCGAAGCACGACCGGCTGCGCGAGCTCAAGCGCCGCTTCGATCCGACCAACCTGTTCCGGATCAACGCGAACATCCTGCCGGCCGACTGA
- a CDS encoding diacylglycerol kinase family protein: protein MTVIPVVVNPTAGGGRLLRRRRELAAAASAQGVELAWRPTERKGDGEQLARRAAADGHPLVLAWGGDGTYNEVARGLVGSATAMGVLPGGTTSVFAYELGVPRPAPRALAPLLRGHDRAMSVGRSDRGDLVLLMLSAGVDALVVEEAFRRRRHLVGKTSIAIQAVRELARRRPLPRVRVRANGGTVEGGWVVVGNSRCYGGPVRATPGADPFQPGFELVAQTRVGRRPAIGFALALVLGRHVHRPDVVRRRCEQVVVEPVQGGARLPYQVDGDPIMALPVALDVDPRPLLIRVPAKG from the coding sequence TTGACCGTCATCCCGGTCGTCGTCAACCCGACCGCCGGAGGTGGCCGGCTGCTCCGGCGCCGGCGCGAGCTGGCCGCCGCTGCGAGCGCCCAGGGCGTGGAGCTCGCATGGCGGCCCACCGAGCGGAAGGGCGACGGCGAGCAGCTGGCCAGGCGAGCGGCGGCCGACGGCCATCCGCTGGTGCTGGCGTGGGGCGGCGACGGCACCTACAACGAGGTGGCGCGGGGGCTGGTCGGCAGCGCCACCGCCATGGGCGTGCTCCCGGGTGGCACGACCTCGGTCTTCGCCTACGAGCTCGGCGTGCCGCGCCCCGCGCCGAGGGCGCTGGCGCCGCTGCTGCGGGGTCATGACCGGGCGATGAGCGTCGGCCGCAGCGACCGCGGCGACCTCGTCCTGCTGATGCTCTCCGCCGGCGTGGACGCGCTGGTGGTCGAGGAGGCCTTCCGCCGCCGCCGGCACCTCGTCGGCAAGACCAGCATCGCCATCCAGGCGGTGCGAGAGCTGGCGCGACGGCGGCCGCTGCCGAGGGTGCGGGTGCGGGCGAACGGCGGCACGGTCGAGGGAGGATGGGTGGTCGTCGGCAACTCCCGCTGTTACGGCGGGCCGGTGCGGGCGACGCCGGGCGCCGATCCGTTCCAGCCCGGCTTCGAGCTCGTCGCCCAGACCCGGGTCGGCCGGCGGCCGGCGATCGGCTTCGCGCTGGCGCTCGTGCTCGGCCGCCACGTCCACCGCCCGGATGTCGTGCGAAGGCGCTGCGAGCAGGTGGTCGTCGAACCGGTCCAGGGCGGTGCCCGGCTGCCCTACCAGGTTGACGGCGACCCGATCATGGCGCTGCCCGTGGCGCTCGACGTCGATCCGCGGCCGCTGCTGATCCGGGTGCCGGCGAAGGGCTGA
- the pta gene encoding phosphate acetyltransferase, translating to MPKNLYLTTTGPATGKSAVVLGLMSLLVREIHRVGYFRPIGRHSEQDRPAADPLVELICSVFDIECDRQAMVGLSDREATDLITSGRQDQMLERILESYKTYEKGYDFVLIEGTSYQGPTVPFEFDVNADIARTLAAPVLVLVSGKDRTASDVYDNTILAKERFAERGCDLLGVLVNRVATEGFDEFVATLTARFGESKIPFAGAMPEEEILAKPRMDEIATVLGAEVLYGERYLENLVFSFRIASMQLLSLLDRLEPGALVITSGDRADILLGLIASQMSSKTPSLAGVLLSSGLRPTETLDRVIRGLRNIQLPVLLVDTGTYQTAIDVSNVASAITPQSYRKIETARILFEEHIDANALRAGISAPRSARMNPQLFLHTLIEKARSDRRRIVLPEGAEERILRAVDSLRRRNVVDVTLLGNEEEIRDRAAKLKVPLDGVEVIDPSTSDRLDAYAATYYELRKHKGVLPEAARDVMQDATYFGTMMVHLGDAHGMVSGSINTTAHTVRPALEFVKTREGFSLVSSVFFMCLPDRVLVYGDCAVNPNPTAEQLAEIALASADTAAAFGIEPRVAMLSYATGGSGSGAEVEKVRTATELARQRRPDLAIDGPLQYDAAVDAGVARTKLPDSSVAGRATVFIFPDLNTGNNTYKAVQRSAGAIAVGPVLQGLRKPVNDLSRGCTVPDIVNTVAITAIQAQAITTEK from the coding sequence ATGCCCAAGAATCTCTACCTCACCACCACCGGCCCGGCTACCGGCAAGAGCGCCGTCGTCCTCGGACTGATGTCGCTGCTGGTGCGAGAGATCCACCGCGTCGGCTACTTCCGGCCGATCGGCCGCCACAGTGAGCAGGACCGGCCGGCGGCCGACCCGCTGGTCGAGCTGATCTGCTCGGTCTTCGACATCGAGTGCGATCGCCAGGCCATGGTCGGGCTCTCGGACCGCGAGGCCACCGACCTCATCACCTCGGGCCGCCAGGACCAGATGCTGGAGCGGATCCTCGAGTCGTACAAGACCTACGAGAAGGGCTACGACTTCGTGCTCATCGAGGGCACCAGCTACCAGGGCCCGACGGTGCCCTTCGAGTTCGACGTCAACGCCGACATCGCCCGCACCCTGGCCGCTCCGGTGCTGGTCCTGGTCAGCGGCAAGGACCGGACCGCGAGCGACGTGTACGACAACACCATCCTCGCCAAGGAGCGGTTCGCCGAGCGCGGCTGCGACCTGCTCGGGGTGCTCGTGAACCGGGTCGCGACCGAGGGCTTCGACGAGTTCGTCGCGACCCTCACTGCGCGCTTCGGCGAGTCCAAGATCCCGTTCGCGGGCGCGATGCCTGAGGAGGAGATCCTGGCCAAGCCGCGGATGGACGAGATCGCGACGGTGCTCGGCGCCGAGGTCCTGTACGGCGAGCGCTACCTCGAGAACCTGGTGTTCAGCTTCCGGATCGCGTCCATGCAGCTGCTGTCACTGCTCGATCGGCTCGAGCCCGGAGCGCTGGTCATCACCTCCGGCGACCGCGCCGACATCCTGCTCGGCCTGATCGCGTCGCAGATGTCGAGCAAGACCCCGAGCCTTGCCGGGGTGCTGCTGTCGAGCGGGCTGCGCCCCACCGAGACCCTCGACCGCGTGATCCGCGGCCTGCGCAACATCCAGCTGCCGGTGCTGCTGGTCGACACCGGCACCTACCAGACCGCGATCGACGTCTCCAACGTCGCCTCGGCGATCACGCCGCAGAGCTACCGCAAGATCGAGACGGCCCGCATCCTGTTCGAGGAGCACATCGACGCCAACGCCCTCCGCGCGGGGATCTCGGCGCCCCGCTCGGCGCGCATGAACCCGCAGCTCTTCCTCCACACCCTGATCGAGAAGGCCCGCTCGGACCGCCGGCGGATCGTGCTTCCCGAGGGCGCCGAGGAGCGCATCCTGCGGGCGGTCGACTCGCTGCGGCGCCGCAATGTCGTCGACGTCACCCTGCTCGGCAACGAGGAGGAGATCCGCGACCGCGCCGCCAAGCTCAAGGTCCCGCTCGACGGCGTCGAGGTGATCGACCCGTCGACCTCCGACCGCCTCGACGCGTACGCGGCCACCTACTACGAGCTCCGCAAGCACAAGGGCGTGCTGCCGGAGGCGGCTCGCGACGTGATGCAGGACGCGACCTACTTCGGCACCATGATGGTCCACCTGGGCGACGCCCACGGCATGGTGTCCGGCTCGATCAACACCACCGCCCACACGGTTCGGCCGGCCCTCGAGTTCGTCAAGACCCGGGAGGGCTTCAGCCTGGTCTCCAGCGTCTTCTTCATGTGCCTGCCCGACCGGGTGCTGGTGTACGGCGACTGCGCCGTCAACCCGAACCCGACCGCCGAGCAGCTCGCCGAGATCGCGCTCGCTTCCGCCGACACCGCCGCTGCCTTCGGCATCGAGCCGCGGGTGGCGATGCTGTCCTACGCCACCGGCGGCTCGGGCTCGGGCGCCGAGGTCGAGAAGGTGCGCACCGCCACCGAGCTCGCGCGCCAGCGCCGGCCGGACCTCGCCATCGACGGGCCCCTGCAGTACGACGCCGCCGTCGATGCCGGGGTCGCGCGCACCAAGCTGCCCGACTCGAGCGTCGCCGGCCGCGCCACGGTCTTCATCTTCCCGGACCTCAACACCGGCAACAACACCTACAAGGCGGTGCAGCGCTCGGCCGGGGCGATCGCGGTCGGCCCGGTGCTGCAGGGGCTGCGCAAGCCGGTCAACGACCTCAGCCGCGGCTGCACGGTGCCGGACATCGTCAACACGGTCGCGATCACCGCGATCCAGGCACAGGCGATCACGACCGAGAAGTAG